The following are encoded in a window of Candidatus Poribacteria bacterium genomic DNA:
- a CDS encoding Ldh family oxidoreductase, protein MPNFTAEELTDICLNVFQKLNISTAEAEVVTKSMVDANRVGHDSHGVIHLPKYVRELEDGLIQPGAPTETLHESASIAVLDGNWGFGPVIATRAVELAIQKAKQTDISSVAVSRCNEVGRLGGYACLAADAEMIGLLMANDHGGGTCVAPHGGVEGRLSTNPIACAVPLARTSPTSYVEGDACQTDIIEEPYKKIVLDMSTSVVASGKIRVKQYRDEALPRGWLIDAEGESTTNADDFYKMPPAALLPFGGTVSAHKGFGLSVIVDILSGALTGAGCSKGEDARVGNGLFVLVMNVASFREFPGFSAEIERFIEYLKSAKRAAGVDAIRVPGERGWVTQRKRERDGIPIDAETWARIQALL, encoded by the coding sequence ATGCCAAACTTTACAGCAGAAGAACTCACCGACATTTGCCTAAACGTCTTCCAAAAATTAAACATCTCAACAGCCGAAGCGGAAGTCGTAACCAAGTCTATGGTGGATGCCAACCGCGTCGGACACGATTCACATGGCGTTATCCACCTCCCGAAATATGTGCGTGAATTGGAAGACGGGTTAATCCAGCCCGGTGCGCCAACGGAGACTTTACACGAATCCGCCTCAATCGCGGTGTTAGATGGGAATTGGGGCTTCGGTCCTGTGATTGCGACGCGTGCCGTTGAATTGGCGATCCAGAAAGCAAAGCAGACGGATATCAGCTCGGTTGCTGTTTCACGGTGCAATGAGGTGGGTAGGTTAGGGGGGTATGCCTGCCTCGCCGCAGATGCGGAGATGATTGGGTTGCTCATGGCGAACGACCATGGCGGTGGCACGTGTGTCGCACCGCACGGTGGCGTTGAAGGACGGCTCTCTACGAATCCGATTGCGTGTGCAGTGCCGTTAGCCAGAACATCTCCGACGAGTTACGTCGAGGGAGATGCATGCCAAACCGACATAATCGAAGAACCGTATAAAAAAATTGTGTTGGATATGTCCACGAGTGTTGTCGCATCGGGGAAGATTCGGGTCAAACAGTATAGAGACGAAGCACTCCCACGCGGATGGCTGATTGACGCTGAAGGTGAGTCAACGACGAATGCAGACGATTTCTATAAAATGCCGCCCGCCGCCTTGCTACCCTTCGGTGGGACGGTTTCAGCGCATAAAGGGTTCGGACTGAGTGTCATCGTTGACATTCTGTCGGGCGCACTCACAGGAGCAGGATGTAGTAAAGGAGAGGATGCCCGCGTCGGTAACGGGCTGTTTGTGCTGGTGATGAACGTTGCGAGTTTTAGAGAGTTTCCCGGGTTCAGCGCGGAGATAGAACGCTTTATCGAATATCTCAAATCCGCAAAGCGTGCTGCTGGGGTCGATGCAATTCGGGTGCCGGGTGAACGCGGGTGGGTGACACAACGCAAACGCGAACGGGACGGCATTCCGATAGATGCCGAGACATGGGCACGCATTCAAGCACTTCTATAA
- a CDS encoding RNA polymerase sigma factor, with the protein MLTFEICETAFNWRTLWQVSDDQRRDTELVRQILTGDETAFDALYKRHKPRLYRFIVSKINDRCDAEELVNDTFLKSKEHLHTLQEPEKVLNWMFSIARQLVAGWHRKHKKPGATQGYIDVYKTEGESAATAVIHQTAQDYTIEAERWTAVSAAIEQLPKLEQKMFRLQLAGERYEKIAEVCEVSVFVVKNRLSRAKKRLKAWAEAWEAANAEGLDVEFSEFDKKKGKS; encoded by the coding sequence ATTTTAACTTTTGAGATTTGCGAGACTGCTTTCAACTGGAGGACGCTATGGCAAGTGAGTGATGACCAAAGACGAGACACAGAACTCGTCCGTCAGATCCTAACTGGCGACGAAACTGCTTTTGATGCACTTTATAAACGACACAAACCTCGTCTTTATCGGTTCATCGTCAGCAAAATCAATGATCGGTGTGACGCTGAGGAATTGGTTAACGACACATTCCTCAAATCAAAAGAACATTTACATACGCTTCAAGAACCTGAGAAGGTTCTGAACTGGATGTTCAGTATCGCCAGGCAATTGGTCGCCGGATGGCACCGAAAGCACAAAAAGCCCGGTGCAACGCAAGGCTACATTGATGTTTATAAGACTGAAGGCGAATCCGCAGCAACTGCTGTTATCCATCAGACTGCCCAAGACTATACAATAGAGGCAGAACGATGGACAGCCGTTTCAGCAGCAATCGAGCAACTGCCTAAATTAGAGCAGAAGATGTTTCGCTTGCAACTTGCAGGTGAGCGTTATGAGAAGATCGCCGAAGTATGTGAAGTCTCTGTGTTTGTTGTGAAAAATCGGTTGTCTCGGGCGAAGAAGCGGTTGAAAGCCTGGGCGGAAGCTTGGGAAGCAGCCAACGCTGAAGGTTTAGATGTGGAGTTCTCCGAGTTCGATAAAAAGAAGGGTAAATCGTAA
- the ugpC gene encoding sn-glycerol-3-phosphate ABC transporter ATP-binding protein UgpC, protein MAHLTLKDVTKIYDGDVLAVEQADFQIPDESFTVLVGPSGCGKSTLLRMIAGLEEITEGDIYIDDERINDIPPKDRDIAMVFQNYALYPHMTVYKNMAFGLKLRKYPKAEIEARVKEAAEILSISHLLNRKPKHLSGGERQRVAVGRAIVRHPKVFLFDEPLSNLDAKLRVQMRMEISRLHDRLNATMVYVTHDQVEAMTMGDQIVVLNEGKIQQIADPGTLYHKPANQFVGGFIGTPPMNFIETSIVNNGGAPMLRFETFKVELNDRLQSALGKLAGDSVTLGIRPEDIHIGENGSNSVGTQVELVEPLGNHALLYLRTEKNSFVAQSDLVNMPQHNAQLTVNFDMDKAHLFHPETGQRL, encoded by the coding sequence ATGGCACACCTTACTTTAAAAGATGTCACCAAAATTTACGATGGTGACGTCCTTGCAGTTGAACAGGCAGATTTTCAGATTCCGGATGAGTCGTTTACTGTGCTTGTCGGTCCATCGGGATGTGGGAAATCGACACTCTTGCGAATGATCGCTGGATTGGAAGAGATAACGGAAGGCGACATCTATATCGACGATGAACGGATCAATGACATTCCGCCTAAAGATCGCGACATTGCCATGGTCTTCCAAAATTATGCGCTTTATCCACACATGACGGTGTATAAGAACATGGCGTTCGGGTTGAAACTTCGGAAATATCCGAAAGCAGAGATCGAGGCGCGTGTCAAAGAAGCGGCGGAGATTCTGAGCATCTCACACCTTTTGAACCGCAAACCGAAGCACCTCTCCGGTGGGGAACGTCAACGTGTCGCCGTCGGTAGGGCGATCGTCCGACACCCCAAAGTCTTCCTGTTCGATGAGCCGTTGAGCAACCTCGATGCGAAGCTGCGCGTGCAAATGCGGATGGAGATCAGTCGTCTGCACGACCGACTCAACGCCACAATGGTCTACGTCACACACGACCAAGTCGAAGCGATGACGATGGGGGACCAGATCGTGGTGCTCAATGAAGGGAAAATCCAGCAGATTGCCGATCCCGGAACGCTTTATCATAAACCGGCGAACCAATTCGTCGGCGGATTCATCGGCACCCCCCCAATGAATTTTATAGAGACGAGCATCGTAAATAATGGCGGTGCTCCGATGCTCAGATTTGAAACCTTCAAAGTGGAACTGAATGATCGCTTGCAGTCGGCACTCGGAAAACTTGCGGGGGATTCGGTGACGCTCGGTATTCGTCCGGAGGATATTCATATCGGTGAAAACGGGAGCAACAGTGTCGGCACACAAGTGGAACTGGTTGAGCCGCTCGGAAATCATGCCCTTTTATATCTTCGGACAGAGAAGAATAGTTTCGTTGCCCAATCTGATCTTGTTAACATGCCCCAACACAACGCTCAACTAACGGTCAACTTCGATATGGACAAAGCGCATCTATTTCATCCAGAGACAGGTCAGCGGTTATAG
- a CDS encoding redoxin domain-containing protein, translated as MFSRNGNRCAYVICVLSSLVFIGFCVNLASAAPRKAAYIYQEIKAISKRLKHQKKQEDLEKLVEKSSDFVAAHPAYKRVDEVYYLLGNALVQLARVEEGITVFEKVIKEYPEARYVERCLLDLGLAHDKLGNHDAADRAYQKLIDHPKYGSRSQAKFAKRILEQNKTERKGELPKPPGAILNPRGWIGKPALDFQVTDVKGEELSLEEYRGQVVLLDFWATWCGPCITEIPNVKKAYEKYKDQKFQIIGISLDRSMKPLTAYIDKKELGWLHYWDKSRQVSTLYKVRGIPSTFLIDGEGTIRKTNLRGHALEHAVADLVKENLARAVGKKEDVAPQ; from the coding sequence ATGTTCTCCCGAAATGGAAACCGCTGTGCTTACGTTATATGCGTGCTCAGCAGCCTCGTGTTCATAGGTTTTTGTGTGAATCTCGCCAGTGCTGCCCCGAGGAAAGCGGCTTACATATATCAGGAAATTAAGGCGATTTCTAAGCGTCTCAAGCATCAGAAGAAACAGGAAGATTTGGAGAAATTAGTTGAGAAATCCTCCGATTTTGTTGCGGCACATCCAGCATACAAACGGGTGGATGAGGTTTATTATCTGCTCGGTAACGCCTTGGTTCAGTTAGCGCGCGTTGAAGAAGGCATTACGGTTTTTGAAAAAGTCATCAAGGAATATCCAGAGGCTCGCTACGTTGAACGCTGTCTGTTGGATTTGGGATTGGCACATGACAAACTTGGCAATCACGACGCAGCAGACAGGGCTTACCAAAAATTGATAGACCATCCGAAATATGGTTCACGCTCGCAGGCGAAGTTTGCGAAGAGGATTCTCGAACAGAATAAAACTGAACGGAAGGGTGAATTACCGAAACCACCGGGGGCGATACTGAATCCAAGGGGGTGGATCGGTAAGCCAGCCCTCGATTTTCAGGTGACGGATGTGAAGGGTGAAGAACTCTCATTGGAAGAATACCGCGGACAGGTCGTGCTCCTCGATTTCTGGGCAACATGGTGCGGCCCCTGCATCACAGAGATACCGAACGTTAAGAAGGCTTACGAAAAGTATAAAGATCAGAAGTTTCAAATTATCGGTATCAGTCTGGACAGGTCAATGAAACCGCTTACGGCTTATATTGACAAAAAGGAACTCGGATGGCTTCATTACTGGGATAAAAGCCGTCAGGTTAGCACGCTGTATAAGGTGCGGGGGATTCCGTCTACCTTCCTGATTGACGGTGAGGGTACCATTCGCAAAACGAATCTCCGTGGACACGCGCTTGAACACGCCGTCGCGGACCTGGTGAAGGAAAACCTCGCGAGAGCAGTGGGGAAAAAAGAGGATGTAGCCCCTCAGTAA